The Candidatus Epulonipiscium sp. genome includes a window with the following:
- the trpD gene encoding anthranilate phosphoribosyltransferase: MLKDAVERVLEGKHLTESEMINAMESIMGGEVSPILIGSFLTALKMKGETPDEITGGAIVMRNKAERIKLDNYYTLDTCGTGGDCAGTFNISTAVAFIAAAAGIYVVKHGNRSVSSKSGSADVLEALGVNIALTPSQVEECIRAHNIGFLFAPTFHKAMKYAIAPRKELGFRTIFNILGPLTNPANAKSQVLGVFDENLTEPMAQALLNLGVDHAMVVHGMDGLDEITIMDKTKVTELKNKEIKTYYISPEAYGIKICKKEEISGGDSLENAEIIREILEGREGPKRDIVLLNAGAALYVGKKAKNIEEGIDLAKELIEEGYVLRKLNEFREYTRRLL; the protein is encoded by the coding sequence ATGTTAAAAGATGCAGTTGAAAGGGTTTTAGAAGGAAAACATTTAACAGAATCAGAAATGATTAATGCCATGGAAAGTATTATGGGAGGAGAAGTATCCCCCATTTTAATTGGAAGTTTTCTAACAGCCCTTAAGATGAAGGGAGAGACCCCAGATGAAATTACTGGTGGTGCCATAGTGATGAGAAACAAAGCTGAGAGAATTAAATTAGATAATTACTATACCCTAGATACTTGTGGAACTGGAGGGGACTGTGCAGGAACTTTTAATATATCTACAGCTGTAGCTTTTATAGCAGCGGCAGCAGGAATATATGTGGTTAAGCATGGCAACCGTTCCGTATCTAGTAAAAGTGGTAGCGCTGATGTCTTAGAGGCCCTAGGGGTAAATATTGCCCTTACTCCAAGTCAGGTAGAAGAATGTATTAGAGCTCATAATATAGGTTTTTTATTTGCTCCAACTTTCCATAAAGCAATGAAATATGCCATAGCTCCAAGAAAAGAATTAGGTTTTAGAACCATATTTAATATCCTAGGCCCCCTTACAAATCCAGCTAATGCCAAATCACAAGTATTAGGGGTATTTGATGAAAATTTAACGGAACCCATGGCACAGGCTCTTCTTAATCTAGGGGTAGACCACGCTATGGTGGTTCATGGAATGGATGGTCTTGATGAAATTACTATAATGGATAAAACTAAAGTAACAGAACTTAAAAACAAGGAAATAAAAACTTACTATATATCCCCCGAGGCATATGGAATAAAAATTTGTAAAAAAGAAGAGATTAGTGGGGGGGATTCCTTAGAAAATGCAGAAATAATAAGGGAAATTTTAGAAGGGAGAGAAGGGCCCAAAAGAGACATCGTTCTTTTAAATGCAGGAGCTGCTCTCTACGTAGGAAAAAAGGCAAAAAACATCGAAGAAGGAATAGACTTAGCCAAGGAACTTATAGAAGAAGGATATGTTCTTAGAAAGCTAAATGAATTTAGAGAATATACAAGGAGATTGTTATGA
- a CDS encoding aminodeoxychorismate/anthranilate synthase component II, giving the protein MILLIDNYDSFTYNLYQYLGRYEKNIKVVRNDEISIEEIKKLNPNHIVISSGPKTPKQAGICLEVIRNLYKETPILGIGLGHQCIGAAFGAKIDYARDFFHGKTSIIMHKGRGIFEGIKNPMKVVRYHSLAIRTDTIPDYFEIGAVSEDREVMAISHREYHLVGLQFHPESIYTPDGIKIVENFLRKESLIC; this is encoded by the coding sequence ATGATTTTATTAATCGATAACTATGATTCTTTCACATATAACTTATACCAATATTTAGGTAGGTATGAAAAAAACATAAAAGTGGTCAGAAATGATGAAATATCCATAGAAGAAATCAAAAAGTTAAATCCTAATCATATTGTGATATCTTCAGGACCTAAGACTCCAAAACAAGCAGGTATATGCCTAGAGGTAATAAGGAATCTTTACAAGGAAACCCCTATTCTTGGTATAGGGCTTGGGCATCAGTGTATAGGAGCAGCTTTCGGGGCTAAAATTGATTATGCAAGGGACTTTTTTCATGGGAAGACATCCATCATAATGCATAAAGGAAGAGGGATTTTTGAAGGGATAAAAAACCCCATGAAGGTTGTAAGATATCATTCTCTAGCAATTAGAACAGATACTATTCCGGATTATTTTGAAATAGGGGCAGTTTCGGAGGATAGAGAAGTGATGGCAATTTCACATAGGGAATATCACCTAGTGGGATTGCAATTTCACCCAGAATCCATATATACCCCCGATGGAATTAAAATAGTAGAAAATTTCTTAAGAAAGGAGAGTCTTATATGTTAA
- a CDS encoding O-acetylhomoserine aminocarboxypropyltransferase/cysteine synthase, whose amino-acid sequence MSKKKYQFDTIQVHGGQEVDKTTGSRAVPIYQTTSYVFNDTDHAENLFALKETGNIYTRIMNPTTDVFEKRMAQLEGGVGALAVASGSAAITYAITNILGSGNEIVAASTLYGGTYNLFSNTLPRFGIHTHFVDPDNPENFRAAINEKTRVIFIESIGNPGINIIDIEAIAKIAHENKIPLIVDNTFATPYLLRPIEYGADIVVHSATKFIGGHGTSIGGVIVDSGNFDWESSGKFSDFTKPDRSYHNIQYTRALGNLAYIVKARATLLRDTGAALSPFNSFLFLQGLETLSLRVRTHVANAKKVAEFLQNHPNVSWVNYPGLPENKYYELARKYLPKGAGSIFTFGIRGGEKKAKEFINKLELFSNLANVADAKSLVIHPASTTHQQLSKEDQQRAGVTPDTIRLSIGIEDVEDLIGDIRYALE is encoded by the coding sequence ATGAGTAAGAAGAAGTATCAATTCGACACAATACAGGTTCATGGAGGACAGGAAGTAGATAAAACAACAGGCTCAAGGGCTGTTCCCATTTACCAAACAACTTCCTATGTTTTTAATGACACGGATCATGCAGAAAATCTATTTGCCCTTAAGGAAACAGGAAATATTTATACAAGAATTATGAATCCTACAACGGATGTGTTTGAAAAAAGGATGGCACAGTTAGAAGGAGGAGTAGGGGCTTTAGCTGTAGCATCTGGTTCGGCGGCTATAACCTATGCTATAACTAATATTTTGGGATCAGGAAATGAAATTGTTGCAGCATCCACATTATATGGGGGAACTTATAATCTATTTTCCAATACCCTCCCACGCTTTGGCATTCATACCCACTTTGTAGACCCAGATAACCCGGAAAACTTTAGGGCGGCAATCAATGAAAAAACAAGGGTAATTTTTATAGAGTCTATTGGAAACCCAGGGATAAACATTATAGATATAGAAGCTATAGCAAAAATTGCCCATGAAAATAAAATTCCCCTTATTGTTGATAACACTTTTGCCACTCCGTATCTGCTTAGGCCCATTGAATATGGTGCGGACATTGTTGTTCATTCTGCAACAAAATTTATTGGAGGTCATGGAACATCCATAGGAGGAGTCATAGTAGACTCAGGAAACTTTGATTGGGAAAGCAGTGGTAAATTTTCCGATTTCACCAAACCTGATAGAAGTTACCATAACATTCAATACACAAGGGCACTTGGAAATCTTGCTTATATAGTCAAAGCAAGAGCGACTCTCCTAAGAGATACTGGAGCAGCCCTTAGTCCTTTTAATTCCTTTTTGTTTCTACAAGGTCTTGAAACCCTGTCCCTACGGGTAAGGACCCATGTAGCTAATGCTAAAAAAGTAGCTGAATTCTTACAAAACCACCCAAATGTTTCTTGGGTAAATTATCCTGGACTACCAGAGAACAAATATTATGAGTTGGCTAGAAAGTATTTACCGAAAGGAGCGGGTTCTATCTTTACCTTTGGAATCAGAGGGGGGGAGAAAAAGGCCAAAGAATTTATCAATAAATTAGAGTTATTTTCAAACTTAGCAAATGTAGCAGATGCAAAGTCCTTAGTGATTCACCCAGCTAGTACCACCCATCAACAATTATCGAAAGAAGATCAGCAAAGGGCGGGGGTAACTCCCGATACGATTAGATTATCCATAGGGATAGAGGATGTAGAAGATTTAATCGGAGATATAAGATATGCATTAGAATAA
- a CDS encoding phosphoribosylanthranilate isomerase encodes MLTIPKIKICGLKSPQQIKMINKYDVNYIGLVFAKSKRRISPDIAKEMKVLLRHDIKAVGVFVDTPIEEVNQLIKYCNLDIVQLHGSERPKECSKSIVPVWKAFSIKEKLEPTLLEDYKAVDGFVFDSSSGGSGKTFSWDLIKGVSKNHFIILAGGLNSKNIRAAMDEVQPQVVDVSSGVETDGKKDGEKIREFIMKIKI; translated from the coding sequence ATGCTTACAATACCTAAAATAAAAATTTGCGGACTTAAAAGTCCACAACAGATAAAAATGATAAATAAATATGATGTAAATTATATAGGCCTTGTATTTGCAAAAAGTAAAAGAAGGATATCCCCAGATATTGCAAAAGAAATGAAAGTTCTTTTAAGACATGATATAAAAGCTGTGGGAGTATTTGTAGATACTCCCATAGAAGAGGTGAACCAATTGATAAAATATTGTAATTTAGATATAGTACAGCTTCACGGAAGTGAAAGGCCAAAGGAGTGCTCAAAATCCATAGTCCCAGTATGGAAAGCATTTTCAATCAAAGAAAAGCTAGAACCTACTTTATTAGAAGACTATAAGGCTGTAGATGGGTTTGTATTTGATAGCAGCAGCGGAGGCTCTGGAAAAACCTTTTCGTGGGATTTGATAAAAGGCGTATCAAAAAACCATTTTATAATCCTGGCGGGGGGATTAAACAGCAAAAACATAAGAGCCGCTATGGATGAAGTACAACCCCAAGTTGTAGATGTAAGCTCAGGGGTAGAAACAGATGGTAAAAAAGACGGAGAAAAAATTAGAGAATTTATTATGAAAATTAAAATTTAA
- the trpC gene encoding indole-3-glycerol phosphate synthase TrpC, with amino-acid sequence MILDKIVKRKKERVEKFKKSVTISFLEEKAKLKKAPPSFYKAMAKPNLSIIGEVKKASPSKGIIKENFNPIEIAKQYETCVDAISVLTEEEFFLGSSSYLKEIHEKTNLPLLRKDFIIDPIQIYEARVLGASAVLLIASILDDSKLKEYINLTHSLYMDALIEVHDELELERVLNTNGVIIGINNRNLKDFKVDINTTINLSRKIPKDKLIISESGILYKEDIIKLKKANINGVLVGESFMKSEDIDKKTKEFRDAYNT; translated from the coding sequence ATGATATTAGATAAAATAGTAAAAAGGAAAAAAGAAAGGGTAGAAAAATTCAAAAAAAGCGTGACTATTTCTTTTTTAGAAGAAAAAGCAAAACTTAAAAAAGCCCCACCATCTTTTTATAAGGCTATGGCAAAACCAAATCTGTCTATTATAGGAGAGGTTAAAAAGGCCTCTCCTTCCAAAGGTATTATTAAGGAAAACTTTAACCCCATAGAAATAGCAAAACAATATGAAACCTGTGTGGATGCTATTTCTGTTTTAACAGAAGAAGAATTCTTTTTAGGTTCTTCTAGCTATCTCAAGGAAATCCATGAAAAAACAAATCTACCTTTGCTTAGAAAGGATTTTATAATAGACCCCATTCAAATCTACGAGGCAAGGGTTTTAGGGGCTAGTGCCGTACTACTCATAGCTTCTATATTAGATGATAGTAAACTTAAAGAGTATATAAATCTTACTCATTCTCTTTATATGGATGCTTTGATAGAAGTTCATGATGAACTGGAACTAGAAAGGGTCCTTAATACCAATGGAGTTATAATAGGAATTAACAATAGAAATCTAAAAGACTTTAAAGTAGATATAAACACTACCATAAACCTAAGTAGGAAAATACCTAAAGATAAGCTAATAATAAGCGAAAGTGGCATTTTATACAAAGAAGACATAATTAAACTCAAAAAAGCCAATATCAATGGAGTTTTAGTAGGGGAAAGCTTTATGAAGTCAGAAGATATCGATAAAAAAACAAAGGAGTTTAGGGATGCTTACAATACCTAA